One window of Pyxicephalus adspersus chromosome 4, UCB_Pads_2.0, whole genome shotgun sequence genomic DNA carries:
- the MFF gene encoding mitochondrial fission factor isoform X2 has protein sequence MSSKGFSPPAAEMAEINRMQYEIEYTEGISQRMRVPEKLKVAPTHTESDPKADGGIYPGAIMQVPERIVVASQSEDGSFSRPADLDLIQTTPFEPLALKTPPRVLTLSERPLDFLDLERPIASTPQNEEVRHMGRQKRERSVSENTVRHNGQLVRNDSIPTPPAPTGRPCHAPSPPADGADLFSARGILSLIQTSTRRAYQQVLDVLDDNRRYAVTALDTTMDGTPEDLTLVDAASLRRQIIKLNRRLLLLEEENKERVRREMVMYSITVAFWLLNSWFWFRR, from the exons ATGAGCAGCAAGGGCTTCTCACCACCGGCAGCAGAGATGGCGGAGATAAACCGTATGCAGTATGAGATTGAGTACACGGAGGGGATCAGCCAGAGAATGAGGGTCCCAGAAAAGCTAAAGGTTGCTCCTACCCACACAGAATCCGATCCCAAAGCAGATGGTGGCATTTACCCTGGTGCCATAATGCAAGTACCGGAGAGAATTGTGGTAGCAA GTCAAAGTGAAGATGGATCTTTCTCAAGGCCTGCAGATCTGGACCTTATTCAGACCACCCCATTTGAGCCATTGGCTCTGAAGACTCCACCACGGGTTCTTACTCTTAGTGAAAGGCCGCTAGACTTTCTGGACCTGGAAAGACCCATAGCATCTACTCCCCAGAATGAGGAG GTACGTCACATGGGACGTCAGAAGAGAGAGAGGTCAGTTAGTGAAAATACCGTACGACACAATGGGCAGCTAGTCAGAAATGACTCCAT CCCGACTCCACCTGCCCCCACAGGCCGCCCGTGCCATGCTCCCTCGCCCCCTGCAGATGGAGCAGATCTTTTCTCTGCCCGTGGCATTCTGTCGCTCATCCAGACCTCCACCCGCAGGGCTTATCAGCAGGTCCTTGATGTGCTGGATGACAACCGCAG GTATGCAGTGACAGCATTAGACACTACCATGGATGGGACTCCAGAAGACTTGACCTTAGTGGATGCAGCTTCACTCAGAAGACAG ATCATCAAGCTGAACAGACGTCTACTTCTGCTGGAAGAGGAGAACAAGGAAAGAGTCAGGCGAGAGATGGTCATGTACTCCATCACAGTGGCCTTTTGGCTCCTCAACAGTTGGTTCTGGTTTAGACGTTAA
- the MFF gene encoding mitochondrial fission factor isoform X4 — protein MSSKGFSPPAAEMAEINRMQYEIEYTEGISQRMRVPEKLKVAPTHTESDPKADGGIYPGAIMQVPERIVVASQSEDGSFSRPADLDLIQTTPFEPLALKTPPRVLTLSERPLDFLDLERPIASTPQNEEVRHMGRQKRERSVSENTVRHNGQLVRNDSMYAVTALDTTMDGTPEDLTLVDAASLRRQIIKLNRRLLLLEEENKERVRREMVMYSITVAFWLLNSWFWFRR, from the exons ATGAGCAGCAAGGGCTTCTCACCACCGGCAGCAGAGATGGCGGAGATAAACCGTATGCAGTATGAGATTGAGTACACGGAGGGGATCAGCCAGAGAATGAGGGTCCCAGAAAAGCTAAAGGTTGCTCCTACCCACACAGAATCCGATCCCAAAGCAGATGGTGGCATTTACCCTGGTGCCATAATGCAAGTACCGGAGAGAATTGTGGTAGCAA GTCAAAGTGAAGATGGATCTTTCTCAAGGCCTGCAGATCTGGACCTTATTCAGACCACCCCATTTGAGCCATTGGCTCTGAAGACTCCACCACGGGTTCTTACTCTTAGTGAAAGGCCGCTAGACTTTCTGGACCTGGAAAGACCCATAGCATCTACTCCCCAGAATGAGGAG GTACGTCACATGGGACGTCAGAAGAGAGAGAGGTCAGTTAGTGAAAATACCGTACGACACAATGGGCAGCTAGTCAGAAATGACTCCAT GTATGCAGTGACAGCATTAGACACTACCATGGATGGGACTCCAGAAGACTTGACCTTAGTGGATGCAGCTTCACTCAGAAGACAG ATCATCAAGCTGAACAGACGTCTACTTCTGCTGGAAGAGGAGAACAAGGAAAGAGTCAGGCGAGAGATGGTCATGTACTCCATCACAGTGGCCTTTTGGCTCCTCAACAGTTGGTTCTGGTTTAGACGTTAA
- the TM4SF20 gene encoding transmembrane 4 L6 family member 20 has translation MTCTESWSTFNGFFLLVLAILAILLNLTPLIADYVEDGRLFHSSISCYEWWLPGLIGGGLLVLPAVSMTLAARKKGSCNSRCGMLSSSLLCVFSIIGGIYCTLIAIFAISRGPLICEKGSNTLEHCDYTLKNFSDFQSLNFDLAWYLNSTCLSPSINSTIHGNSQRDFLDFELDLNIDVESQKLIHIIVYVSLAIVGLLEVATSVSQIVAGLFGFLCGTSKRHKRDEYNDRLSYTWNQPQWRG, from the exons ATGACTTGTACAGAGAGCTGGTCAACTTTTAATGGATTCTTTCTATTGGTTTTGGCTATCCTAGCTATTCTTTTGAATTTGACCCCACTTATTGCAGATTATGTGGAAGATGGGAGACTATTTCATAGCTCCATCTCTTGTTATGAGTGGTGGCTTCCAGGATTGATTGGAGGAGGGTTGCTT GTATTACCAGCTGTGTCGATGACCTTAGCAGCAAGAAAGAAGGGTAGCTGTAACTCAAGATGTGGG ATGCTGTCCTCCTCTCTGCTATGTGTTTTCAGTATAATTGGTGGCATCTACTGCACTCTCATAGCCATATTTGCCATCAGTAGAGGTCCTCTGATCTGTGAAAAGGGAAGCAACACCTTGGAACACTGTGATTACACCTTGAAGAACTTCAG TGACTTCCAAAGCCTGAATTTTGACCTTGCCTGGTATCTGAATAGTACTTGTTTATCCCCATCAATTAACAGCACCATCCATGGGAACTCCCAGAGGGATTTTCTTGACTTTGAGCTGGACCTGAACATTGACGTGGAATCTCAGAAGCTCATTCACATCATAGTATACGTGTCTCTCGCTATTGTGGGACTGTTAGAGGTGGCCACCTCTGTTAGCCAGATCGTGGCTGGTTTGTTTGGTTTCCTCTGCGGAACCTCAAAGCGCCACAAGCGTGATGAATATAATGACAGGTTAAGCTACACTTGGAATCAGCCCCAATGGCGGGGCTAg
- the MFF gene encoding mitochondrial fission factor isoform X1, with the protein MSSKGFSPPAAEMAEINRMQYEIEYTEGISQRMRVPEKLKVAPTHTESDPKADGGIYPGAIMQVPERIVVASQSEDGSFSRPADLDLIQTTPFEPLALKTPPRVLTLSERPLDFLDLERPIASTPQNEEVRHMGRQKRERSVSENTVRHNGQLVRNDSIPTPPAPTGRPCHAPSPPADGADLFSARGILSLIQTSTRRAYQQVLDVLDDNRRPVLRGGSSASAPAPHHDNIRYAVTALDTTMDGTPEDLTLVDAASLRRQIIKLNRRLLLLEEENKERVRREMVMYSITVAFWLLNSWFWFRR; encoded by the exons ATGAGCAGCAAGGGCTTCTCACCACCGGCAGCAGAGATGGCGGAGATAAACCGTATGCAGTATGAGATTGAGTACACGGAGGGGATCAGCCAGAGAATGAGGGTCCCAGAAAAGCTAAAGGTTGCTCCTACCCACACAGAATCCGATCCCAAAGCAGATGGTGGCATTTACCCTGGTGCCATAATGCAAGTACCGGAGAGAATTGTGGTAGCAA GTCAAAGTGAAGATGGATCTTTCTCAAGGCCTGCAGATCTGGACCTTATTCAGACCACCCCATTTGAGCCATTGGCTCTGAAGACTCCACCACGGGTTCTTACTCTTAGTGAAAGGCCGCTAGACTTTCTGGACCTGGAAAGACCCATAGCATCTACTCCCCAGAATGAGGAG GTACGTCACATGGGACGTCAGAAGAGAGAGAGGTCAGTTAGTGAAAATACCGTACGACACAATGGGCAGCTAGTCAGAAATGACTCCAT CCCGACTCCACCTGCCCCCACAGGCCGCCCGTGCCATGCTCCCTCGCCCCCTGCAGATGGAGCAGATCTTTTCTCTGCCCGTGGCATTCTGTCGCTCATCCAGACCTCCACCCGCAGGGCTTATCAGCAGGTCCTTGATGTGCTGGATGACAACCGCAG GCCTGTCTTGCGTGGAGGGTCTTCTGCCTCTGCTCCTGCTCCCCATCATGATAATATCAG GTATGCAGTGACAGCATTAGACACTACCATGGATGGGACTCCAGAAGACTTGACCTTAGTGGATGCAGCTTCACTCAGAAGACAG ATCATCAAGCTGAACAGACGTCTACTTCTGCTGGAAGAGGAGAACAAGGAAAGAGTCAGGCGAGAGATGGTCATGTACTCCATCACAGTGGCCTTTTGGCTCCTCAACAGTTGGTTCTGGTTTAGACGTTAA
- the MFF gene encoding mitochondrial fission factor isoform X3 has protein sequence MSSKGFSPPAAEMAEINRMQYEIEYTEGISQRMRVPEKLKVAPTHTESDPKADGGIYPGAIMQVPERIVVASQSEDGSFSRPADLDLIQTTPFEPLALKTPPRVLTLSERPLDFLDLERPIASTPQNEEVRHMGRQKRERSVSENTVRHNGQLVRNDSMPVLRGGSSASAPAPHHDNIRYAVTALDTTMDGTPEDLTLVDAASLRRQIIKLNRRLLLLEEENKERVRREMVMYSITVAFWLLNSWFWFRR, from the exons ATGAGCAGCAAGGGCTTCTCACCACCGGCAGCAGAGATGGCGGAGATAAACCGTATGCAGTATGAGATTGAGTACACGGAGGGGATCAGCCAGAGAATGAGGGTCCCAGAAAAGCTAAAGGTTGCTCCTACCCACACAGAATCCGATCCCAAAGCAGATGGTGGCATTTACCCTGGTGCCATAATGCAAGTACCGGAGAGAATTGTGGTAGCAA GTCAAAGTGAAGATGGATCTTTCTCAAGGCCTGCAGATCTGGACCTTATTCAGACCACCCCATTTGAGCCATTGGCTCTGAAGACTCCACCACGGGTTCTTACTCTTAGTGAAAGGCCGCTAGACTTTCTGGACCTGGAAAGACCCATAGCATCTACTCCCCAGAATGAGGAG GTACGTCACATGGGACGTCAGAAGAGAGAGAGGTCAGTTAGTGAAAATACCGTACGACACAATGGGCAGCTAGTCAGAAATGACTCCAT GCCTGTCTTGCGTGGAGGGTCTTCTGCCTCTGCTCCTGCTCCCCATCATGATAATATCAG GTATGCAGTGACAGCATTAGACACTACCATGGATGGGACTCCAGAAGACTTGACCTTAGTGGATGCAGCTTCACTCAGAAGACAG ATCATCAAGCTGAACAGACGTCTACTTCTGCTGGAAGAGGAGAACAAGGAAAGAGTCAGGCGAGAGATGGTCATGTACTCCATCACAGTGGCCTTTTGGCTCCTCAACAGTTGGTTCTGGTTTAGACGTTAA
- the MRPL44 gene encoding large ribosomal subunit protein mL44 has product MSSLLVGVRCVAALGPRYSQVRGVKRWVRPYLLMLERKKRLEGPPKPVPRYQQPSFDYHAEILAFSKRLNEAFSTELLKTAFVNRSYVVKEEGERRELGMDEETATLNLQDNSELAQHGVDFTVSYITNTIQQAFPNLPVVGVKAVVDYLTSQQVLGHIAKNLGIDDLTLSSECPLSLETLQRTFYGIIGALLESSGPDTTGIFLQDFIITELIGKDLFEIWSVRDPMSLLVEQLSQRNVSPPEPRLTRESGASTVLPVYFVGLYCNKQLIAEAPGETIFAAEEEAARVALRKMFGFAENRRPWDYSTSRQGTGNHTALNTAC; this is encoded by the exons ATGTCCTCCTTACTGGTCGGTGTCCGCTGTGTGGCGGCGCTGGGGCCGCGGTACTCCCAGGTGAGGGGGGTGAAGCGATGGGTGCGGCCTTATCTACTAATGCTGGAGAGGAAGAAGCGCCTGGAGGGGCCCCCGAAGCCAGTGCCAAG GTACCAGCAGCCATCTTTCGACTATCACGCTGAAATTTTGGCATTTTCAAAACGTTTAAATGAAGCCTTTTCCACTGAACTACTGAAAACTGCATTTGTAAACCGTTCCTATGTCGTTAAAGAAGAGGGTGAACGCCGTGAGCTGGGCATGGATGAAGAAACCGCAACCTTAAATCTGCAGGACAACAGTGAGCTTGCGCAGCATGGAGTGGACTTCACAGTTtcatatattacaaatacaattcaGCAGGCCTTTCCAAATCTTCCTGTTGTGGGAGTCAAAGCTGTAGTTGATTACCTTACCAGCCAGCAGGTTTTGGGTCACATAGCTAAAAATCTTGGTATTGATGACCTAACATTGAGCTCTGAATGTCCTTTGTCCCTGGAGACCCTACAACGAACCTTCTATGGAATCATTGGAGCCTTGCTGGAAAGCTCTGGTCCTGATACAACTGGGATATTTCTCCAG GATTTCATCATTACTGAACTGATTGGCAAGGATCTGTTTGAGATTTGGTCTGTTAGGGATCCTATGTCTTTGTTGGTTGAACAATTGTCCCAGCGAAATGTATCCCCTCCTGAACCCAGGCTTACAAGAGAATCCGGTGCCAGCACTGTACTGCCCGTGTATTTTGTGGGTCTCTACTG CAATAAGCAGCTGATTGCAGAAGCACCGGGAGAGACGATTTTTGCTGCAGAAGAGGAGGCAGCACGGGTGGCTTTAAGGAAGATGTTTGGATTTGCGGAAAACAGGCGTCCCTGGGATTACTCTACTAGCAGACAGGGGACTGGAAATCACACTGCATTAAACACTGCTTGTTAG